In the Phaeobacter gallaeciensis genome, one interval contains:
- the mazG gene encoding nucleoside triphosphate pyrophosphohydrolase encodes MADTELIHDETAGIERLLEIMRALRNPKTGCPWDVAQDFATIAPYTIEEAYEVADAIEREAWDELKGELGDLLFQSVFHAQMAEEAGHFTFQDVVTTMSNKMVSRHPHVFGDESRDKSPEQQTRDWEAIKAAERAGKAQQGTLDGVAVGLPALLRAHKLQKRAARVGFDWPDASHVIDKIQEEAAELVEARDELTQDAVEEEFGDLMFVMANLGRHLGVEPEAALRRANAKFIRRFEGVEARLADLGKRPEDSTLEEMDALWDAEKEAQRAKAT; translated from the coding sequence ATGGCCGATACAGAGCTCATCCACGACGAAACCGCCGGAATCGAACGACTTTTAGAAATCATGCGCGCCCTGCGGAATCCCAAAACGGGCTGCCCCTGGGATGTGGCGCAGGATTTCGCCACCATCGCGCCCTATACCATCGAAGAGGCTTATGAGGTCGCCGATGCGATCGAGCGCGAAGCCTGGGACGAACTGAAGGGAGAGCTGGGCGATCTGCTGTTCCAATCCGTCTTTCACGCGCAAATGGCCGAGGAAGCCGGGCATTTCACCTTTCAGGACGTGGTCACCACCATGTCGAACAAGATGGTCAGCCGTCATCCGCATGTCTTTGGTGACGAATCGCGTGATAAATCCCCCGAGCAGCAGACCCGCGACTGGGAGGCGATCAAGGCCGCAGAACGCGCGGGCAAGGCGCAACAGGGCACGCTGGATGGCGTCGCTGTCGGTCTACCCGCACTGCTGCGGGCGCATAAGCTGCAAAAACGCGCCGCCCGGGTGGGTTTCGACTGGCCCGATGCCAGCCACGTGATCGACAAGATCCAGGAAGAGGCCGCCGAACTGGTGGAGGCGCGAGACGAGCTGACACAGGACGCGGTGGAAGAGGAATTCGGCGATCTGATGTTCGTCATGGCCAATCTGGGCCGCCATCTGGGGGTGGAGCCCGAGGCCGCCCTGCGCCGCGCCAACGCAAAATTCATCCGCCGGTTCGAAGGCGTCGAAGCGCGTCTGGCCGATCTGGGCAAACGCCCCGAGGACAGCACGCTTGAAGAGATGGACGCCCTGTGGGATGCCGAAAAGGAAGCCCAGCGCGCCAAAGCCACCTGA
- a CDS encoding DUF2798 domain-containing protein produces the protein MPHPKTTVILAQFFIALMMAFLMTGIFTAFPTGFAPGWVGLWLGRFVIAMPIAFVLSLGVGPLAFFLASRLISILTLSRSAG, from the coding sequence ATGCCTCACCCCAAAACGACAGTCATCCTCGCCCAGTTCTTCATCGCTCTGATGATGGCCTTTCTGATGACCGGTATCTTCACCGCCTTTCCCACCGGCTTTGCGCCCGGATGGGTTGGTCTCTGGCTGGGACGGTTCGTGATCGCGATGCCCATCGCCTTTGTCCTGTCGCTGGGCGTCGGCCCACTCGCCTTTTTCCTGGCCAGCCGCCTGATCAGCATCCTGACGCTGTCACGCAGCGCCGGGTGA
- a CDS encoding DMT family transporter yields MNNINGILLVIGAMAAFTLEDMFIKTLSEGLPVGQILILLGLGSGSVFAVLAKLQGHRIFAPRAWRRRPVLRALTEALAAVSFATSLALVDISVVAAVFQATPLVITMGAALFLGEQVGWRRWSAILVGFAGVLMIIRPGLSGFEPAALLVLVSVGAVAARDLLTRVMDSAVPSTVVSFQAFAAVIPAAALLLVLTPGEARALEGGETLMMLGGVLFGVLGYYGIVSAMRVGDASAVTPFRYTRLVFSLLAGVIMFNERPDAMTLAGAGLIIASGLYTFLRERRLARAVPAAA; encoded by the coding sequence ATGAACAACATCAACGGTATTCTTCTGGTCATCGGAGCGATGGCAGCCTTCACCCTGGAGGATATGTTCATCAAGACCCTGTCCGAGGGGCTTCCGGTAGGGCAGATCCTGATCCTTCTGGGGCTCGGCAGCGGCAGCGTCTTTGCAGTTCTGGCGAAATTGCAGGGGCACCGGATCTTTGCCCCGCGCGCCTGGCGCCGGAGGCCGGTGCTGCGCGCCCTGACCGAGGCGCTGGCTGCGGTCAGCTTTGCCACATCGCTGGCGCTGGTGGATATTTCCGTTGTGGCCGCCGTGTTTCAGGCAACGCCTTTGGTCATCACTATGGGCGCGGCGCTGTTTCTGGGTGAGCAGGTCGGCTGGCGGCGCTGGAGCGCGATCCTTGTTGGTTTCGCCGGGGTTCTGATGATCATCCGGCCGGGGCTCAGCGGATTTGAGCCTGCTGCCCTGCTGGTGCTGGTCTCGGTTGGGGCGGTTGCCGCGCGGGATCTGCTGACACGTGTGATGGACAGTGCCGTGCCCTCCACCGTGGTCAGTTTTCAGGCCTTTGCAGCCGTCATTCCGGCGGCGGCGCTGCTCTTGGTGCTGACGCCCGGAGAGGCGCGGGCGCTGGAGGGGGGCGAAACGCTGATGATGCTGGGCGGCGTTCTGTTCGGTGTGTTGGGTTACTACGGTATCGTTTCGGCGATGCGGGTCGGAGATGCCTCGGCTGTGACGCCCTTCCGCTATACGCGGCTTGTCTTTTCGCTGCTGGCGGGCGTCATCATGTTCAACGAACGCCCCGATGCCATGACCCTGGCCGGGGCCGGGCTGATCATCGCCTCTGGCCTATATACCTTCCTGCGCGAACGCCGACTGGCCCGCGCCGTTCCGGCGGCGGCCTGA
- a CDS encoding endonuclease/exonuclease/phosphatase family protein, with the protein MPETTLRLASYNIQKCVGLDLRRQPRRILNVLEDMGARIVLLQEADKRLPPRPAALPHFVLNEAGWQDVDLGGAGSLGWHGNAVIWKGQGISLRDKGHIDLPGLEPRGAVWAAFDTPIGPLRVVGAHLGLTGRARRAQVRHLAQHSAKWTDMPTVWGGDFNDWSRSSVLDRLAPMMRFLPPAPSFPALRPLGALDRIAHSTGLEVVRAGVHQAQPAHIASDHLPVWADLRRAG; encoded by the coding sequence ATGCCCGAGACCACCCTGCGTCTGGCCAGTTACAACATTCAGAAATGCGTTGGTCTGGATCTGCGCCGCCAGCCACGCCGTATCCTGAACGTGCTGGAGGACATGGGCGCGCGGATCGTGCTGTTGCAGGAGGCGGACAAGCGTCTGCCGCCCCGGCCCGCGGCGCTGCCGCATTTCGTTCTGAACGAGGCGGGTTGGCAGGATGTGGATCTGGGCGGTGCCGGATCGCTGGGCTGGCACGGCAATGCGGTGATCTGGAAGGGCCAGGGCATTTCCCTGCGCGACAAGGGCCACATCGACCTGCCAGGCCTGGAGCCGCGCGGCGCGGTCTGGGCGGCCTTTGACACCCCCATCGGCCCCTTGCGGGTGGTTGGCGCGCACCTGGGGCTCACCGGGCGGGCGCGGCGGGCGCAGGTGCGGCATCTGGCACAACACAGCGCGAAATGGACCGATATGCCGACGGTCTGGGGCGGTGATTTCAACGACTGGTCGCGCAGCTCGGTTCTGGACCGGCTGGCGCCAATGATGCGGTTCCTGCCGCCTGCACCTAGCTTTCCGGCGCTGCGACCGCTTGGCGCGCTGGACCGAATTGCCCATAGCACAGGTCTGGAGGTGGTGCGGGCTGGGGTGCATCAGGCGCAGCCAGCGCACATTGCCTCGGACCACCTGCCGGTCTGGGCGGATCTGCGGCGCGCCGGTTAG
- a CDS encoding M20 aminoacylase family protein, translated as MPVVNRIADFATDMTAWRRHLHQIPELALDLPKTAAFVAERLREFGVDELHEGIAQTGMVAIINGQGHDAPDAPTIGLRADMDALPIPEETGVEYVSGHAGNMHACGHDGHTTMLLGAAKYLAETRNFSGRVALIFQPAEEAIGGARIMVEEGVMEQFNIGEVYALHNLPGLAEGSFLTTPGPIMAAVDTFHVRIQGVGGHGAMPHETRDPVMAACGIAQAIQTIVSRNHYALQDLVVSVTQIHTGTVDNVIPDTAYINGTVRTFDPEVQDMVMRRMEEIVAGQAVSYGVEATLDYEVGYPATINDADKADFAVGVAREIVGEDRVVPDATRDMGAEDFSYMLNARPGAYLYIGQGDTAGLHHPKYDFNDAIAPVGASFFARLVERAQPAA; from the coding sequence ATGCCGGTCGTCAACCGCATCGCCGATTTTGCCACTGATATGACCGCATGGCGGCGCCATCTGCACCAGATCCCGGAGCTGGCGCTGGATCTGCCCAAGACCGCCGCCTTCGTGGCCGAGCGTCTGCGCGAATTCGGTGTAGATGAGCTGCACGAGGGCATCGCCCAGACCGGCATGGTGGCGATCATCAACGGGCAGGGGCATGACGCGCCGGATGCGCCGACGATTGGCCTGCGCGCCGATATGGATGCACTGCCCATCCCCGAGGAAACCGGCGTCGAATATGTCTCGGGCCACGCGGGCAACATGCACGCCTGCGGCCATGACGGACACACCACCATGCTGCTGGGCGCAGCGAAATACCTCGCCGAGACGCGTAATTTCAGTGGCCGCGTCGCGCTGATCTTCCAACCCGCCGAAGAGGCCATCGGCGGTGCCCGTATCATGGTAGAAGAAGGCGTGATGGAGCAATTCAACATCGGCGAGGTCTACGCGCTGCACAATCTGCCGGGGCTGGCCGAGGGCAGTTTCCTGACCACGCCGGGGCCGATCATGGCGGCGGTGGATACCTTCCATGTGCGTATTCAGGGGGTTGGCGGGCACGGCGCCATGCCGCACGAGACCCGCGATCCGGTGATGGCGGCCTGCGGCATTGCCCAGGCGATACAGACCATCGTCAGCCGTAATCACTATGCGCTTCAGGATCTGGTGGTCTCGGTCACCCAGATCCATACCGGCACCGTCGACAACGTCATTCCCGACACGGCCTATATCAACGGCACCGTCCGCACCTTTGATCCGGAAGTGCAGGACATGGTGATGCGCCGCATGGAGGAGATCGTGGCGGGGCAGGCGGTCTCTTACGGCGTCGAAGCGACGCTGGATTACGAGGTCGGCTATCCCGCGACCATCAACGATGCGGACAAGGCGGATTTTGCTGTCGGCGTCGCGCGCGAAATCGTCGGCGAGGACCGGGTTGTCCCCGATGCCACCCGCGACATGGGGGCCGAGGATTTCTCTTACATGCTGAACGCGCGCCCCGGCGCCTATCTGTATATCGGCCAAGGCGATACCGCCGGGCTGCACCACCCCAAGTATGACTTTAATGATGCCATCGCACCCGTCGGGGCGTCCTTTTTCGCCCGTCTGGTGGAGCGCGCACAACCCGCAGCGTGA
- a CDS encoding DEAD/DEAH box helicase, translating to MTEFSTMGLPQQLLARLDDMGLKDPTPIQARAIPHALNGEDVLGLAQTGTGKTAAFGIPLITRMQDYGRKPAAKTVRGLVLAPTRELANQIAATLKGLTEGSPMKIGLVVGGVSINPQIQRIARGTDILVATPGRLLDILDRNALDLGSCDFLVLDEADQMLDLGFIHALRKISALLPEERQTMLFSATMPKQMNEIANSYLQRPVRIEVTPPGKPAAKVTQSVHFIAKAEKLSLLKELLTEHKDERTLVFGRTKHGMEKLMRVLDKAGFAAAAIHGNKSQGQRERALAAFKSGEIKVLVATDVAARGLDIPDVKYVYNYELPNVPDAYVHRIGRTARAGKDGQAVAFCAPDEMDELKAIQKTMKITIPVASGRPWEVLPDPAAPKGRRGGPGGGGKPGGGGRPGGNRRRRGGGGGRGGQGQSGGQGGSGQGNGQGGQRRRSS from the coding sequence GTGACTGAATTTTCGACTATGGGGCTGCCGCAGCAGCTTCTCGCCCGCCTTGATGACATGGGTCTGAAGGATCCGACCCCGATTCAGGCGCGCGCCATTCCCCATGCCCTGAACGGCGAGGACGTACTAGGTTTGGCCCAGACCGGTACCGGCAAGACCGCCGCCTTTGGCATTCCGCTGATCACCCGCATGCAGGACTATGGCCGCAAACCGGCGGCCAAGACCGTGCGCGGTCTGGTTCTGGCGCCGACCCGCGAACTGGCCAACCAGATCGCCGCGACCCTCAAAGGGCTGACCGAAGGCTCCCCGATGAAGATCGGCCTGGTGGTCGGCGGTGTTTCGATCAACCCGCAGATCCAGCGTATTGCCCGCGGCACCGATATTCTGGTGGCCACCCCCGGCCGCCTGCTGGACATTCTGGACCGTAACGCGCTGGATCTTGGCTCCTGCGACTTCCTGGTGCTGGACGAGGCCGACCAGATGCTGGACCTCGGGTTCATCCACGCCCTGCGCAAGATCTCGGCCCTGCTGCCGGAAGAGCGCCAGACCATGCTGTTCTCTGCCACCATGCCGAAACAGATGAACGAGATCGCCAACTCCTACCTGCAGCGCCCGGTGCGCATCGAAGTGACCCCTCCGGGCAAACCGGCGGCCAAGGTCACCCAATCGGTGCATTTCATCGCCAAGGCAGAAAAGCTGAGCCTGCTGAAAGAGCTGCTGACCGAGCACAAGGACGAGCGCACGCTGGTCTTTGGCCGCACCAAACACGGCATGGAAAAGCTGATGCGGGTGCTGGACAAGGCGGGTTTTGCCGCCGCGGCGATCCACGGCAACAAGAGCCAGGGCCAGCGCGAACGTGCCCTTGCCGCCTTCAAGTCCGGTGAGATCAAGGTGCTGGTGGCCACCGATGTGGCGGCGCGGGGTCTGGATATCCCGGACGTGAAATACGTCTACAACTACGAACTGCCCAACGTGCCGGATGCCTATGTGCACCGCATCGGCCGCACCGCACGCGCGGGCAAGGACGGTCAGGCCGTCGCATTCTGCGCACCGGACGAGATGGATGAGCTGAAGGCGATCCAGAAGACCATGAAGATCACCATTCCGGTCGCCTCGGGCCGCCCGTGGGAGGTGCTGCCCGATCCGGCAGCGCCCAAGGGGCGTCGTGGCGGCCCGGGTGGCGGCGGCAAACCCGGCGGCGGCGGACGCCCCGGTGGCAACCGTCGGCGTCGTGGCGGCGGCGGGGGCCGCGGTGGCCAGGGTCAAAGCGGCGGTCAAGGTGGCAGCGGCCAGGGCAACGGACAAGGCGGCCAGCGCCGTCGCTCCAGCTAA
- the eno gene encoding phosphopyruvate hydratase produces MSTIIDIHAREILDSRGNPTVEVDVILEDGTMGRAAVPSGASTGAHEAVEKRDGDKSRYMGKGVLEAVAAVNGEIAEELVGFDATEQVAIDSAMIELDGTANKGRLGANAILGVSLAVAKAAADFTTQPLFRYVGGTSARVLPVPMMNIINGGEHADNPIDIQEFMIMPVAAENIRDAVRMGAEVFHTLKKELTAAGLSTGIGDEGGFAPNIASTREALDFVLKSIEKAGYRPGEDIYLALDCAATEYYKDGKYVLSGEGKTLSSDENVAYLSALVNDYPIISIEDGMGEDDWDGWKALTDAIGDKVQLVGDDLFVTNPARLAEGIQRGSANSMLVKVNQIGSLTETLRAVDMAHRAGFTNVMSHRSGETEDATIADLAVATNCGQIKTGSLARSDRLAKYNQLIRIEEVLGEVAEYAGRSILK; encoded by the coding sequence ATGAGCACCATTATCGACATTCACGCCCGCGAAATCCTTGACAGCCGGGGCAACCCGACCGTCGAGGTTGATGTGATCCTCGAAGACGGCACCATGGGCCGCGCCGCTGTCCCCTCGGGCGCGTCGACCGGCGCCCATGAAGCAGTGGAAAAGCGCGACGGCGACAAGAGCCGTTACATGGGCAAGGGCGTTCTGGAGGCCGTGGCCGCCGTCAACGGTGAGATCGCCGAAGAGCTGGTCGGCTTTGACGCGACCGAGCAGGTTGCCATCGACAGCGCGATGATCGAACTGGACGGCACCGCAAACAAGGGCCGCCTGGGCGCCAATGCCATCTTGGGCGTATCGCTGGCCGTGGCCAAGGCGGCTGCCGATTTCACCACCCAGCCGCTGTTCCGCTATGTGGGCGGTACCTCGGCGCGGGTTCTGCCGGTGCCGATGATGAATATCATCAACGGCGGCGAACATGCCGACAACCCGATCGACATTCAGGAATTCATGATCATGCCGGTGGCAGCGGAGAATATCCGTGACGCCGTGCGCATGGGCGCCGAAGTTTTCCACACGCTGAAGAAAGAGCTGACCGCAGCGGGCCTCAGCACGGGGATCGGCGACGAGGGCGGCTTTGCTCCCAATATCGCATCGACTCGTGAAGCGCTGGATTTCGTTCTGAAGTCCATCGAGAAGGCAGGCTACCGCCCGGGTGAGGACATTTATCTGGCGCTCGATTGTGCTGCGACCGAATACTACAAGGACGGCAAATACGTCCTGTCGGGCGAAGGCAAGACCCTGTCGAGCGATGAAAACGTCGCTTACCTGTCGGCGCTGGTGAACGATTACCCGATCATCTCGATCGAAGACGGCATGGGCGAAGATGACTGGGACGGCTGGAAAGCCCTGACCGACGCCATCGGCGACAAGGTGCAGCTGGTGGGTGACGATCTGTTTGTGACCAACCCGGCGCGTCTGGCCGAAGGCATCCAGCGCGGCTCGGCCAACTCGATGCTGGTGAAGGTGAACCAGATCGGCTCGCTCACCGAAACCCTGCGGGCCGTCGACATGGCGCACCGCGCGGGCTTTACCAACGTGATGTCGCACCGCTCGGGCGAGACTGAGGATGCCACCATTGCTGATCTTGCGGTTGCCACCAACTGCGGCCAGATCAAGACCGGCTCGCTGGCGCGTTCCGACCGGCTCGCGAAATACAACCAGCTGATCCGCATCGAAGAAGTGCTGGGCGAAGTGGCCGAATACGCAGGCCGTTCGATCCTGAAGTAA
- the speB gene encoding agmatinase, which translates to MALEDAKTQVDQAFTREDLKGLSYENTFGGAPSFARRRYTKDLSAADIAVTGVPFDQAVTNRPGTRLGPRAIREASLLQSPDAPYGWGFDPLSELAIADYGDLAFDYANVTAFPGTLQAHIKGILDSDTASVTLGGDHYISFPILKAYAEKYGPISLLQFDAHTDTWADDDFSRVDHGTMFYKAVKSGIVDPATSVQVGIRTTNEDTLGVNIIDAPTVHEIGPAETARRIKDILGDRPTYLTFDIDGLDPAYAPGTGTPVWGGLTSAQVARILRDIAGINIKGGDVVEVSPPFDTTGATAIAGAHVAMEIICLLGWNMTKKNG; encoded by the coding sequence ATGGCATTGGAAGACGCAAAGACCCAGGTGGATCAGGCTTTCACCCGCGAAGACCTGAAGGGGCTCAGCTATGAGAACACCTTTGGCGGGGCACCGTCCTTTGCGCGCCGCCGCTACACCAAGGATCTAAGCGCCGCGGATATCGCCGTTACCGGCGTGCCCTTTGATCAGGCGGTGACCAACCGCCCCGGCACCCGGCTGGGCCCGCGCGCGATCCGCGAAGCGAGCCTCTTGCAAAGTCCCGATGCCCCCTATGGCTGGGGCTTTGATCCCCTCAGCGAGCTGGCGATTGCGGATTACGGCGATCTGGCCTTTGACTATGCCAATGTCACGGCCTTTCCCGGCACCCTGCAGGCCCATATCAAGGGCATTCTCGACAGCGACACCGCTTCGGTCACGCTGGGCGGCGATCACTACATCAGCTTTCCCATCCTGAAAGCCTATGCCGAGAAATACGGTCCGATCTCGCTGTTGCAGTTTGATGCCCATACCGACACTTGGGCTGATGATGATTTCTCGCGCGTGGATCACGGCACCATGTTCTATAAGGCGGTGAAATCGGGGATCGTGGACCCTGCGACCTCGGTTCAGGTGGGCATCCGCACCACCAACGAGGACACGCTGGGCGTCAATATCATCGACGCCCCCACCGTGCATGAGATCGGCCCGGCAGAGACTGCCCGCCGCATCAAGGACATCCTCGGCGACCGGCCCACCTATCTGACCTTTGACATCGACGGGCTGGACCCGGCTTATGCGCCCGGTACCGGCACTCCGGTCTGGGGCGGGCTGACCTCGGCGCAGGTGGCGCGGATCCTGCGTGATATCGCCGGGATCAACATCAAAGGCGGCGATGTGGTGGAGGTTTCGCCTCCGTTCGATACTACCGGCGCGACGGCGATTGCGGGGGCTCATGTGGCGATGGAAATCATCTGCCTTCTGGGCTGGAATATGACAAAGAAGAATGGCTGA
- a CDS encoding Fur family transcriptional regulator yields MAESIIARCEAKGLRMTGQRRVIARALQDSDDHPDVEELYARASALDAGISLATVYRTVKLFEEAGILDRLEFGDGRARYEDADREHHDHLIDINTGEVIEFCDPEIEALQEKIAAKLGYQLKGHKLELYGVPTKKS; encoded by the coding sequence ATGGCAGAATCGATTATCGCCCGCTGCGAGGCCAAGGGCCTGCGTATGACCGGCCAGCGCCGTGTGATTGCGCGCGCCCTGCAGGACAGCGATGATCATCCGGATGTGGAGGAGCTCTACGCCCGGGCCAGCGCGCTGGATGCCGGGATTTCCCTGGCCACGGTATATCGCACGGTAAAGCTGTTCGAAGAGGCCGGCATTCTGGACCGGCTGGAATTTGGCGACGGCCGCGCCCGTTACGAGGACGCGGACCGCGAGCATCACGACCACCTGATCGACATCAACACTGGTGAAGTGATCGAATTCTGCGACCCCGAGATCGAAGCGCTGCAGGAAAAGATCGCGGCCAAGCTTGGATACCAGCTGAAGGGGCACAAGCTGGAACTTTACGGCGTGCCGACAAAAAAGAGCTGA
- a CDS encoding glycine zipper 2TM domain-containing protein produces MKEKLTALAAAAVLALTGCENLTTEQRTVVGVTGGAAAGLIAAEALDANKNWRIIAALAGAAAGTVVAQNQATNTCAYARGDGTYYEAPCP; encoded by the coding sequence ATGAAAGAAAAACTCACCGCACTCGCCGCTGCTGCCGTTCTAGCCCTGACCGGCTGCGAGAACCTGACCACCGAACAACGCACCGTCGTTGGTGTCACCGGCGGCGCCGCTGCCGGTCTGATCGCCGCCGAGGCGCTGGATGCCAACAAGAACTGGCGCATCATCGCTGCCCTTGCCGGTGCGGCAGCTGGCACCGTGGTGGCCCAGAACCAGGCCACAAACACCTGCGCCTATGCCCGCGGCGACGGCACCTATTACGAAGCGCCCTGCCCCTGA
- a CDS encoding GNAT family N-acetyltransferase translates to MSAALHLAKPEHLGKLLPLVAACHEETGLDSSAEQREAAIAPLLEGMPYGAVYIIGPTRAPIGYIVVTFSWSVAFGGMDGMVDEIYIRPAVRGRGIATEVLTELPKTLAEAGITALHLTVDQANEQAQRLYARARFQPREGEILMSKRLIP, encoded by the coding sequence ATGAGCGCCGCCCTGCATCTTGCCAAGCCCGAGCATCTGGGCAAGTTGCTGCCCTTGGTTGCGGCCTGCCACGAGGAGACGGGCCTCGACAGCAGCGCCGAGCAGCGCGAAGCGGCAATCGCGCCGCTGCTGGAGGGCATGCCTTATGGCGCAGTCTATATTATCGGCCCCACCCGTGCGCCCATTGGCTATATCGTGGTCACCTTCAGTTGGTCGGTCGCCTTTGGCGGCATGGACGGCATGGTGGATGAGATCTACATCCGCCCCGCCGTACGCGGCCGCGGCATTGCCACCGAAGTGCTGACAGAATTGCCCAAAACCCTGGCCGAAGCCGGGATCACGGCGCTGCACCTCACCGTCGATCAGGCCAATGAACAGGCACAGCGCCTTTACGCCCGCGCCCGTTTTCAGCCGCGCGAAGGCGAGATACTGATGAGCAAGAGACTCATCCCCTGA
- a CDS encoding nucleoside hydrolase: MTARKIIIDTDPGQDDAVALLLALASPDELEVLGITCVAGNVPLSLTQKNARMICEVAGRSDVPVLAGCDAPLARPLVTAEHVHGKTGLDGPELWEPQLPLTDGHAVDFIIHNLRRHAPGSVTLCPLGPLTNIATAFKKAPDIIDRVQEIVLMGGAYFEVGNVTPAAEFNIYVDPEAAETVFTSGVPLVVMPLDVTHKALATRPRVAAIRALDTRAGHFTADMLDFFERFDVAKYGSEGGPLHDPCVIAHLLQPDLFSGRHVNVQVETGSELTLGMTVADWWGVTDHAPNAMFMGDVDADGFFALITDRLARL; encoded by the coding sequence ATGACCGCACGCAAGATCATCATCGACACGGATCCCGGCCAGGACGATGCCGTTGCCCTGCTGCTGGCGCTGGCCAGCCCCGACGAGCTGGAAGTGCTGGGCATCACCTGCGTCGCTGGCAACGTGCCGCTATCGCTCACGCAGAAGAACGCCCGCATGATCTGCGAAGTCGCCGGGCGCAGTGATGTGCCGGTGCTGGCGGGCTGCGATGCGCCACTGGCCCGGCCGCTGGTGACGGCGGAACATGTGCACGGCAAGACCGGTCTTGATGGCCCCGAGCTGTGGGAGCCCCAACTGCCGCTGACCGACGGGCACGCAGTGGATTTCATCATCCACAACCTGCGCCGCCATGCCCCCGGCTCGGTCACCCTGTGCCCGCTGGGACCGCTGACCAATATCGCGACGGCCTTCAAAAAGGCGCCCGACATCATCGACCGGGTGCAGGAAATCGTGCTGATGGGCGGCGCCTATTTCGAAGTAGGCAATGTCACCCCCGCCGCCGAATTCAACATCTACGTCGACCCCGAGGCGGCTGAGACCGTCTTTACCTCCGGCGTGCCGCTGGTTGTGATGCCGCTGGATGTCACCCACAAGGCGCTGGCAACCCGGCCCCGAGTCGCTGCGATCCGCGCTTTGGATACTCGTGCAGGTCATTTCACCGCCGATATGCTGGACTTCTTTGAACGGTTTGATGTGGCCAAATACGGCTCCGAAGGCGGGCCGCTGCACGATCCCTGCGTCATCGCACATCTGCTGCAACCTGATCTCTTTTCAGGTCGTCACGTGAACGTTCAGGTCGAAACCGGATCGGAGCTGACCCTCGGCATGACTGTCGCCGACTGGTGGGGCGTCACCGACCACGCGCCCAATGCCATGTTCATGGGGGATGTGGACGCGGACGGCTTTTTCGCCCTGATCACCGACCGTCTGGCCCGGCTATGA